GAGATAGTCCCAGACCAGGATCGACACCGAGGAAAGGACCACCGCCGACGTGGTCGTGCGACTGACGCCTTCGGCACCGAAGCCGCCGGTACGTTCCATGTGCAGGTAGTAGCCCTTGACCGAGCAGATCCAGATCACCACCAGGCCGAAGACCAGGGCCTTGATGATGCCCATGTTGATGTCGTGCCAGACAACCGCCTTGTACATCGATTGCAGAAAGACGCCCTCGTTGACCCCCAGCAGGCCGACGCCGACCGCCCAGCCACCGGCGATGCCGACCACATCGAAAATGAAGGTGAGCAGGGGCATGGCGATGATGCCGCCGAGGAACTTGGGAACAAGCAGGTATCTGAAGGGGTCGATGGCCATGCATTCGAGGGCGTCGATCTGTTCCGAGTTGCGCATGATGCCGATTTCGGCGGTGATGGCCGATCCGGCCCGGCCGATGACCATCAGCGCCGTCAGCACCGGACCGAGCTCGCGCAGCAGGGACAGGGCGACGGCCGAGCCGAGCAGCCCCTCGGAGCCGAACTTGCGCAGGGTGTAGTAGCCCTGCAGGCCGAGGACCATGCCGGTGAAGGCGCCGGTAAAGATGATGACGAAAATGGATTTGGCGCCGATGAAGTGGATCTGGCGGATCACCGGCCGCAGCTTGTAGGGCGGAGTGACGATGCGCAGCAGGCAGGTGCCGAGAAAGATGCCCATGCGTCCAGTCACCTCGAGCAGGTAGAGACTTTCCCGGCCGATTCTTTCCAGCAACTGAAACATGCCCAAGAGGATAGTCAAATGTACGGGCAATGCAAGTGTTAAATAACAGGGGATTTCATCGGTGGAAGGTGTTTTCCGGGAAATCTGCTAAACTGATACAGGCACATTCTGGCCCGCAGGTTCCATGGATCGTGCCAGGAGGGGGAACCTTGGCTCGCCGATCGTTCAAGTCCGCCATCCCGTGGTGCCGGACGGGATGCCATCATGCCGCTCCCGAAAAAGATGGCGGTGTTTTTCTGCGGGTGGGTGCCGCCGTTTTTTTTGATCGGTTTCACAGTCTTGTCCGATATGGCTGGGCCGGGTCTTTTGCCGTTGTCCTGGCCCCCGCCGGTGTTATGGCTGCTCCGACGCCGCCTGTACAGCCGTCGCCTGCCGACGGTTTTCCTTGGCTGTTCCTTACGTACACCATTTTTCTCTTGATCCTGCTGTCCACCTGCCGGTCTCAGCGTCGACTGCGTCTGCGGGTGGCGGCTTTCGAGCAGGACAATCTCGAATTGAGGCGCATTCTGGAGTCGCAGGAGACCCGGCTGCGTCAGGGCGGGGAGGAATGCCGGGCTCTTCTGGGCCTGGTCGATGGTGTCACCACCGGTTTTCTGGTGGCCAGCGAGGGACGCATCCTTTATGCAAGCCGGGCCGTTGCCGGTCTGCTCGGTTATGATTCTCCCGGGGACCTGCAGTCTGTCGAATCCCCCGAAAAGCTTTTTTTGCCGCAGGATCAGCCGCGGGCACGGCGGCTGTTCGACCTCGTCGATTCAGGGCCTGACAACGCGGAAACAGTTCTGCTGCGTCCCCGAATGGAAGGAGTTTTGGCGGTCTGGCTCGAGGCGCGATCGAACCGCGTACGTTGGCATGACAGGGCGGCCGTGCTGACTACGCTGACCGATGTCAGCGAGTGGGTACGAGAACAGAGTCGGCTGGCCGAGAGTGAAGAGCGTTATCGCGAACTGATCGAGGGGACCGATTATCTGATGACCCAGGTCGATGCCGACGGGCGTTTCATGTTCGTCAACCACCCATCCCGACGCATTTTCGGACTCGAGCCCGAAGAATGCGTCGGAATGTCGGCCTTCGATTTCATCCATCCCGACGACCGTGAACGAACCCGGGCCTGGTTCAAGCAGTGCCTGCGGGCCGGGGCTGGCAACAGCAGCATAGAAAACCGGCAGGTTGCTCTTGACGGGCGGGTGTCGACCATGGTGTGGAACTGTCATTTTCACTATGACGATGCCGGCCGCCTGGTTTCCGTGACCAGTATCGCCCGCGACATCACCAAAATGAAGCAGGCCCAGAAGGCTCTGCGTGAAAGCGAGGCCCGTTTTCACAGCGTGGTCCGGGCTTCTCCCATGGGGCTGTTCATCTGCCAGCTCGATGAGCAGGGCCGCCTCATTCTCATCGAGGGAAATCCGGCCGCCGACCGGATCCTGGGGGTCGACAGCTGCAATCTTGTCGGTATGGCGATGGAAAAAGTCTTTCCCCGGCTCGATGCGGCCGAGATTCCCGAGGTCTGTCACAGGGTGGCCGAGACGGGGCACCCCTGGCATCATGGCCAGCTTCGTTGCCTGGGGCGGGATCGATCGGAAGACCGCATTTTCGAGGTTCATGCCTTCCAGATCGCGCCGGGACGTGTGGCGGTTCTGTTTCAGGACGTTTCGGCCAGGGTCCGTCAGGCCGAAGACCTGGAGCGCCGGGCAGCCTTCCAGCAGCTGCTGGCCGAAATGACCGGTCGTTTCGTGCGGCAGCCGCTGGAGGAGATGGAGGCCGGCATCAGCCATACCCTGCAGAACGTGGCCGGCTGGTTCCGGGTCGACGGTGCCTATCTTTTCCGTTACTTCGGCGCTGGTTCGCCGCTGGTGCCGGCCGGATTCTGGCAGCATGAAGACCTGGCAGTGACGACGGAGGATCTGGGTCGACTCGATCCCCGCCGTTTCCCCTGGGTGATGAACCGTCTGAAAAGGCTCGACCCACTGGTTGTGGCAGATGTCGACGACCTGCCGGACGGGGCCGGAACCGAAAGGGACTTTCTGCTGTTACGGCAGATCGGTGCCATGCTGGTCGTTCCGCTGCTGCAACGAAACCGGCTGACGGGCTTTATCGCCCTGGTCGATCGTCGACACCCGCGTCTGTGGCTGGCCGACGAGGTCGAGTCGCTGAAGGTGGTGAGCCACCAGTTCAGCATGGTGTTTCAGGGGCATCAGGCCCGCCGGGCTCTGCAGTTGAGCGAAGAGCGGTTTCGCACCATGTTCCACGCGATACCGGACGCCATTCTTCTGTTGCGGTCCGACGGCCGGATCATCGACTGCAACGAAGGTTTTCTGCGTCAAGTCGGGTGCACGAGGGAGGACGTTACGGGGCGCACCACCGAGCAGCTCGGTTTCTGGGTCGAGCGGCGGGTGAGGAGGGATCTGTGGCAGGCGCTGTTCAGCGATGGATGGCTGAACAATTTCGAAGCCGATCTGCAGTTGCGTGACGGCAGCCGGAAGACCGGTCTGATTTCGGGCTGCCCGGTTCGGCTTGAGGACGAGGACTGTCTGCTTGTGGTCATCCGGGACGTCACCGAGCTGAAACGGGCGCGCAACGCCCTGGAGGAAGCAGGGCGGAAATACCGCCGGCTTTCCCGCGAATTTCAGGCCATCCTCGACAGTGTGCAGGATCCGTTGCTGTTGCTCGACAGCCAGTTGCGGGTTGTCTGGAGCAATTGTGGGGCCCTCGGTACTCTTGGTGGCGACCGGGGTCTCGAGAACCGTTTCTGCCACCAGGTCTTTCATCACCTGCCGGCAGAGTGCTCCGACTGTCCGGTGCGCCGGACCTTCGAACTGGGACGGCCCCAGTCACTTTCTTTCGAGATGGAAGGCGGCAGGTTCTGGGATGTGCGGACCTACCCGGTGGTCAACGACCGGCAGAAGGTGATCAACGTGGTTCTGGCCGCCCAGGAGATCACCGAGCGGGTGCGGCTGCGCGAAGAAGCGGTGCGCGCCGGTCAGCTCGCCTCGATCGGGGAGCTGGCCGCCGGTGTTGCCCACGAGATCAACAACCCGATCAACGGCATCATCAACTACGCGCAGATCCTGCATGATGTCCTGGACGGACAGGAACAGTGGTGTGATATCGCCAGCCGTATTCTCAAGGAAGGAGACCGCATTGCCACCATCGTCACCGGTCTGCTCTCCTTCTCCCGGCTGGGCGGCCAGGTGCGCACCCCGGTGCGGGTTGCCGAGATCGTCGAGGACACGCTGGTACTGGTGCGCACCCAGCTGCAGAAAGACGGTATCCATCTCGAGGTCGACGTGCCGCCCGATCTGCCGCCGGTGAACGTCTTTCAGCAGCAGATCCAGCAGGTTTTCATGAACCTGATCAGCAACGCCCGCTATGCCCTGAACCAGAAGTATCCGCAATCCTGTCCGGACAAGCTGTTGTGCATCGTCTGCCGCCGGCAGGACGACTGTCTGGCCATCATCTTCCATGACCAGGGGACGGGGATCGCGCCGGAACATCTGCGGCGGGTGTTCAACCCCTTCCATACCACCAAGCCGGTCAACGAAGGGACCGGACTGGGCCTTTCCATCAGTCAGGGCATTGTCAAGGATCATGGCGGCGAACTGAGGATCGAGAGCGAGGTGG
This region of Geothermobacter ehrlichii genomic DNA includes:
- a CDS encoding PAS domain S-box protein, with amino-acid sequence MILLSTCRSQRRLRLRVAAFEQDNLELRRILESQETRLRQGGEECRALLGLVDGVTTGFLVASEGRILYASRAVAGLLGYDSPGDLQSVESPEKLFLPQDQPRARRLFDLVDSGPDNAETVLLRPRMEGVLAVWLEARSNRVRWHDRAAVLTTLTDVSEWVREQSRLAESEERYRELIEGTDYLMTQVDADGRFMFVNHPSRRIFGLEPEECVGMSAFDFIHPDDRERTRAWFKQCLRAGAGNSSIENRQVALDGRVSTMVWNCHFHYDDAGRLVSVTSIARDITKMKQAQKALRESEARFHSVVRASPMGLFICQLDEQGRLILIEGNPAADRILGVDSCNLVGMAMEKVFPRLDAAEIPEVCHRVAETGHPWHHGQLRCLGRDRSEDRIFEVHAFQIAPGRVAVLFQDVSARVRQAEDLERRAAFQQLLAEMTGRFVRQPLEEMEAGISHTLQNVAGWFRVDGAYLFRYFGAGSPLVPAGFWQHEDLAVTTEDLGRLDPRRFPWVMNRLKRLDPLVVADVDDLPDGAGTERDFLLLRQIGAMLVVPLLQRNRLTGFIALVDRRHPRLWLADEVESLKVVSHQFSMVFQGHQARRALQLSEERFRTMFHAIPDAILLLRSDGRIIDCNEGFLRQVGCTREDVTGRTTEQLGFWVERRVRRDLWQALFSDGWLNNFEADLQLRDGSRKTGLISGCPVRLEDEDCLLVVIRDVTELKRARNALEEAGRKYRRLSREFQAILDSVQDPLLLLDSQLRVVWSNCGALGTLGGDRGLENRFCHQVFHHLPAECSDCPVRRTFELGRPQSLSFEMEGGRFWDVRTYPVVNDRQKVINVVLAAQEITERVRLREEAVRAGQLASIGELAAGVAHEINNPINGIINYAQILHDVLDGQEQWCDIASRILKEGDRIATIVTGLLSFSRLGGQVRTPVRVAEIVEDTLVLVRTQLQKDGIHLEVDVPPDLPPVNVFQQQIQQVFMNLISNARYALNQKYPQSCPDKLLCIVCRRQDDCLAIIFHDQGTGIAPEHLRRVFNPFHTTKPVNEGTGLGLSISQGIVKDHGGELRIESEVGTYTKVWVLLPCGDQQED
- a CDS encoding MlaE family ABC transporter permease — protein: MFQLLERIGRESLYLLEVTGRMGIFLGTCLLRIVTPPYKLRPVIRQIHFIGAKSIFVIIFTGAFTGMVLGLQGYYTLRKFGSEGLLGSAVALSLLRELGPVLTALMVIGRAGSAITAEIGIMRNSEQIDALECMAIDPFRYLLVPKFLGGIIAMPLLTFIFDVVGIAGGWAVGVGLLGVNEGVFLQSMYKAVVWHDINMGIIKALVFGLVVIWICSVKGYYLHMERTGGFGAEGVSRTTTSAVVLSSVSILVWDYLISAMMI